The genomic stretch ccacataaaagtctgtacgactccagttgttaaatccatgtcttcagaaacgatatgataggtgtgggtgagaaacagatcaatattttatatatttatatacattttttttttacaaaatcttcattttcactttcacattatttcacattttgaaagtgaaagtggagatttatagtaaaaaagcacatacatattgaactggttctcacccacacctatcatatagcttcagaagacatggatttaagtattggagacttatggattacttttatttggcctttatgtgatttttggagcttcaaaggtctggtcaccatccacttgcattctgaggaccaacaaagctgaaatattcttctcaaaatttttatttgtgttctgcagaataaagttatacacatttgggatagcatgagaatgagtaaaaaattatagaatttccatttttaactttaaaggaatgttcaccctaaaatgaaaattcagtgaaACATGCAttcacagtggcttgcatgtTGACGTGAGATCTTTGGTGCTAAAAAGCACTGTTTTacatgcaagccactgtgaaTTAGCCTCTCACAAAGTCTTCATTAATGCacaatggatgtcaagattttcactgaaaatgtttattttgggtTGATTCTCATCAAAACCTATTGTATAccttcagaaaacttgaaatatgatgcacaaaCCATATTTACTTaccatactgtatgtttactgaTATTTCTCTCTCTAGAAAATTCTACAGAGTCAAGCACCAAGATTCGCACTCTAAGCCTGAGTGAGATTAGCATCTATGTCGGTGAACAAGGGACAGATGATCTACAGAAGAATGAGCAGGAGAAAGAAGTGCAGGAAAAAGTGGTTACACAAGAATTGTCAAGTTTCCATAAAAGATCCAAAAAGCGTCGCTCATTCATGGAAACAAATTACACATCCATGGTATCATTTCCAGAACAGGATCAATTAGATAACAGCTATGGTTCTTTATCCATCAACAATGGCACTGGTCGAATGGCATGTTTTGATGGTGGGTGCTCAGATCAAAATCCATGTCCAACAGTCTCATCCCTAACCCATTCTGAAGGAGAACCAGCACAACTTGAATTCAAACCCATCAATCCATTCAAAGCCAATGGATTGGGATCCCATAATCCCACTGAAACTCAAGTGGGTTTACATGCAAACAAGATATATCAGCGGAAACAGCAACTTATAGAGATGGAACCAGATTCCATGGAGTCCAAATCAGTCACTGAGCGAATGTCCACTGTATCCCCAACTATAGTAGCAGTGCACTCCCACATGCAGCTTCAGAATACAGGTAACACCAGCAACCATGGCAGCGATGATCAGGAAGAGGGTGCAGTTGGAGGCTTAGTTGAGAGACTGTTTGGAGGTCACCTGTCCTTTGACACATCTAGAGGAaagtgtgacagcagtgcattgTATGGTCAAAGCAATGAACAGGGAACCAAACAAATGGAATGTTCATTCCAAAGCATAACATTGACTCAGAAGAGCAGCTCACTGCCAAGATTAGGCCAGATAACCCCATCAAGTTTACCTTGCTTCCAAGTCCCGACTATATCATACACCACAAGCTCTGATACAGAGAGGGATGATGATACTGTAAGAATAGAATTTGGTATGGGAAAACATGTGGTGGAACCAACAGAGAGGACAAGGAGTAAGAGCGTGTCTGCAACATCTGATAGTGGTGTACCACATTGCCCACCAATACACTTATTTCCCTACAGAGAAGCTGTAGTCTGCCCAATAGAACCAGAATCTAATGAAACTGACAGTTCTTGTGACCCATCCACCATTCCATCTTTTGAACCAGCACAAAGCCTCCAACTTTCACCCTGTTCATGTGGCATCCTTGGGCGACTCTCGGCATCAACACATCGGGGAAAGATCCAGAACATTCCGCTCTACCTATCACATTCTCAGGAAATGCTTTCTAATGTCAGTGGTAATGCTAAGCCAGCAAGAAGGCTTTCAGAAACTCAGCTAAAAAGAAATAAAGTTGAGGTGGCAAAAGAGGCTACTGAGGATGCAACCTTGAATGAAGGGGTTGCTGAAGTAACAGAGGTAAAAGTGGTTACTATTGTATCTGAGGAGCTCACTGAGGTCATTGATGAGGTAAGAGAGGTAAGCCACTGTAGTCTTCAAGCAAATGGACAGCAGAAAACTAAAACTGAACCTAAAGAGTTTTCTGTAATAGCCTCACCTTTGTGTCCTAGTTTAGTCAACTCTCTTCAGGTTAGCCCCTCATCTGTAGTGGTTACTACACAAAACCTAAATGGGCCCTGGGGGGTAGTAACATCTAGAGAAATGATTGGATTACAAGAATTTAGCCACCCTTCTTCAAATCTCCCCACAGCTCCCTATCACCTTACCTCTGGCTGTGAGGTTTTCAAAAACTGCCAGTCCATACCTACAATATCCCATCCACAATCCTTGCTCAGCCCATATCAACATGAGAAACCAGACTTTAGCTGCAGCTCAGCATTGGCTGTGGGGTGTGAGACAGTAATGGAGGGTGCTCAGACCCCATTAGAGGTCTGCCAAAAAGTCTACACCAACTGTTTCAGTGGAGTCCTGGACAGTGCCAGCTTCGATGATGAACTCACTGTCTATGAGTTTTCCCGTAGAATGAATCAAGGTGAAACAGAGGATGCACTGCTGATGTCTGTGCCTCCTTCCTCCCTCTCTGCATCCCCTGCATCTTTCTCACCATCTTCTCCACTGCTCTCATCCCATCATATAGTACTGCCATCTTCTTCATCTACAGAGCTCAGTCCCCTTCTGTTCTCCTTGGATACCCCTGATTGTTTTCTGTCAGACGCTCATGAAGATGTCATCACTGCCCTGCTGACTCGCCGGTATCCCCTACCACCAACAGGATTCCTTTCTTTGCAAAGGGATTTGGACACACTCTTGAGTGTCCTTGCTGGTGCTATGAAGAATGAGGATGTGGTCCACGAGCACCCCAAGGATACCTGTGTCGCTCACTTTTCGGAGAACAAAAGGCGATTACATGTGGAGGCTCGGGGGCTTTTGGCTGGATGTCAGCGCGTGGTGAGGGTTGGGCAGACACCTGAAGAGACACTTCAATCATTGTCTCAAAGCTTCCGCTCACTAGTGCAGCTGACAAGCGTATGTTTATGCTTCTCCAGCTGCCAGCGGTGTAAGGAGCGCCATGCCCAATCACTTACAGTACTAGCAGATGTTGCAAAAACATACCAGGACTTCGCTCGGGCGGCAGAATTAGTTGGAAGTGCTACTGAAAGGAAGACTTGTCATGATCTCAGTATTAAACTCCTTGCTTGCAAATGCACTGCACTTACAACCTCAGTCTTCTGCCTCATCCAGCTCTTTCGCACTCTCACTGCCCTTTGACCGGTTACTTTTGGAGTAATTCCTGAGACTAAAACTGCAAGAAATCTGACAGAGCAGCTCCCTCTCTTAACATAAATGCTGTTCCAAAAATCCTGTTGAGATATAGAATATTAATGTCGGAGCATCATTCAAAAGCACTGGCATACCAGTAATAAACATCCACTAACAGATAAACTCACACAAATCCCATTGAACCATAAAACATGTCATTGAATTGTTTTTGAATGCATAAAAACCTAGCCTAAACTTACATCTAGACTGAGAACAAAATTTAAATACTGTGTTCTAAAAAGCTTGTAACAGTAATTGTATGTTGGGTATTTGGAATTGAATATAATGATAATTGACTTTGTATTATGGTTGTCAGTCATTTATTCTGCTTCATGAGAAAGCATAAACAGGCATTTTGAGTAGTGTTTCATCAAAGCTTTTATCTCAGATctgctctctctttcttgctttcattactgtaatgcacagtATATTCTCTTCTCTCTGCTATACCTGATGACTATTAGAGAATAATGTGAAAGGTTCTGCTGCAGTTTTAAACAAAGAATCTGAGTTATAAATGTTTACTAAATCCAGAAAAATATTTAACTTGAATGGCCAGTAACTTtactagtttatttatttattttatttattttcaaatgtaaacCAAAGCTTATGGATGAATGATTTTTGAGAGTGCAGAGTAAATGCAGAGATTCTTTCAAAGGCTTAATTTTTTGCATATACTTCACAGTTATAACTTTTAGGTGGTAGACTTATTTGGCTTTTTAGATTAATTTTGGAGAACTTACAGTATAATATTTGGTGCcacttattaatttatttttcacatgaGTTATTCCTTTTGGATCATCAGTTTATATTCCTCATCCTATAATGATCAAATTCTTACATTCGTAATTATGCTATGAGTAAATTATTGTAAatgtagaaaatattttaaaagttgcAGGAGTGTAAAATTACAAATTAAGAGTGCGAAAACATGTTAAAAGGATCAAATGTATTAAATGCAAAGTATTCTACCCAACAGTACATATTTGAAAACCAAAAAGCTGCCACGTACTTTATTCCTATAAGGCATGCTCTAAGCCATAGACATACTGTATACCTTGGAAATAGTGGGATGCATGCAGAAATGAATGTATGATTGAAAGAATGACCAGTGAGTGAGTGTATGGTTATTGTTATGCTAAAAGGCTTTGTAATGCAGTATTCACCCCATTAAAATTACCTTAATGACTGGagaagtttgttttattattgttctaTTATAGAATTCACAGTATTCTATCTCCTCCTTTCCATACCAGTGCTAACATTTGTTATTGCTGCCATTTTCTCtctgttaaaaaatgtttttgcaagtTAGACAGGGTCTTGTTCAGAGGCATAATGCATCTATTATATTTTGAGGGGGCACCTGTGTCAGTCTTTGTTCATTTGATGCCATGGCAAGATAAGACATGAACAAACTACAacaatttatttgttctttaacAATGGGTAAGACTTGTTAGTCTATTGGTGCAGTTTGTGTTAGTATGCAAGCAGACCAGTATTCAAATCTTGACCTGTTTTGTAGCACATTGTTTTATAAATTTAACTTGAAAGAAAATTATcaacatgtattttttatttatttatttttttgtatggaaaagaacggctttgacatttaacaaaaacagGATAAAAGAAATAGATACTAGATAAAATAGATAAACTCCTTTTGTGGTCCACGGAAATAAATTCTAGAGCGACATGATGGTCAGTGTAGGGTAGATTACTTCTAAAATGTATTCCGATACTGATAACAAATTACACATCCAAATTAGTAATCAATAGTAATcatcttttagattacactttttaggtaatctaatctaattacttttggattattcATTACATGTTTTGATAAATccagacatttatttttaaatgtattaaataagtACCAAATGCACCAAACActccttttaaaaaatattagttGATATGAAATCATACAGCAACTTGCTATTTGTAAGTCGTTGAGTGAAACAAAAGGTGCTTGAATGGTCATGAAAATTTAACACTATGTTACCCAAGATGGAAGACAAtaactatgtttacatgcacacagtggcagttctagcttgtatggtgccctgtgcgaaacccgccccaaagttgttgacgtctgtgtgggtgcctcgtgccgccgccctgggcaactgcacttgtcgcccatgcctaaatccgctactgcatgctcggtgtgtagctcttcagttcttttgttgtttttgtttgtttgtcctgtgtttagtaatatttttccagtcagttttaccagggacaaactgctgaatattcagcagcatataccagacaaccttttcccggtttttgaatattcggacgttttgctggacattttagtcggaggcacagctgtgttgtttaaacgcgctatgagatgcagacgagggagacgagcaggcgtgctggtcaggctccgtcggcgcggctttcgaacaacgctgccgagcattcatctagcgaatctccgctctcttcctaacaaaacggatgaactacatctcctcacctgtacaaacaaggaattttcaaactctgctgccttgtgcttcacagaaacctggctgagtgaagccattccggacagcgcgttacatctgctggctttcagctgttcagagcggatcacatcgcggagtaacggggaaaacgagaggttttcatgcttttacatcaatgaaagttggtgtacagatgtaacaacattaaagaggatgtgctgtcctaatttggaagcgctctttattaactgtaagccattctactcgccgcgggagttttcctcatttattctggtgagtgtgtatatcgcgccaaacgcatgtgtgaacacagcgctgcaacagctgactgatcaaatcacagacacagaacaacaatacccggactcagttattattatgcttggggattttaacaaagcaaatctcacatgtcaactgcccaaatacaaacagcacattacttgccccaccagagacaggaacacaCTGGATCATTGtttcacaacaataaaggatgcatatcgctctgtccctagagcagctttgggaatctctgatcactgtctggttcatcttcttccaacctacaggcagaaattaaaatcaaccaagccagtagtaaggactgtaaagagatggaccaatgaatcagcgcgggaactacaagcctgcttcgactgcacggattggagtgtttttgaggctgcagccacagagcTGGATgagttcacagatactgttacatcatatcagtttctgggaggttatgtgcattcctactaggacttatttaaagttcaacaatgacaaaccgtggtttacagcagagctcaggtagcttcgtcaggccaaagaggatgcttacaggggtggggataaagtcttgtacaatcaggccaggaacacactgaacaaggaaatcagagtggctaaaagaagatactctgagaagctgaaaaacaagttttcagctaacgaccctgcatcagtgtggagtggcatgaaaaactcacaaattacaggactcctacccccaaccctgtggtggaccaacaactggctgacgacctgaatgtgttctactgcagatttgaaagtcccaatctcacaccccacacccactctgaccttcacttcacaccaacacctcctgcaacccccctcctcccgctactcaacctgcacttaagatctgtaaagatgatgtgagctgggtTTTTCAGAAACAATAGACGAGGAAAGCTttaggcccagatggcatctcaccagcgtgtcttcgatcctgtgctaacaagCTGGCCCCCatattcacacagatcttcaatagatcactggagcagtgtgaagtcccatgctgcttcaaatgctcaatcattattcctgtcccaaagaaaccaaaaatcacaggacttaataactacagacctgtcgccctgacgtctgtggtcatgaaatcatttgagagactggtgttggcccacctgaagaacatcactggaccctttctagatccccttcaatttgcttattgagcaaacaggtctgtggatgatgcagtcaacatgggattgcatcatatcctgcaacatctggacagaccagggacatatgcaaggatcctttttgtggacttcagttcggctttcaacaccatcatcccagctatactccagaataaattacaccaactctctgttcccatgtctatctgtcagtggattaccagctttctgacagacaggcagcagcttgtgagacaggggaaacttccagcacctgtacaatcagcactggtgccccccagggatgtgtgctctctccactactcttctccctctacaccaatgactgcatcaccaaggacccctctgcaAACTCCTGAAGTTTACAGACGACACCAATGTCATCGgcttcatccgagatgacgatgagtctgcatacagaagggaggttgaacagctggctgtctggcgcagtcaaaacaaccttgagctgaacacactccttcgccagctgaggaagttcaacctgccacaggcgctgctgatacagttctactcagcagtcattgagtctgtcctctgcacttcaataactgtctggtttggttcagcaatgaaatcagacatcagaagactacaaaggacactTCGGACTGCtgggaggattattggttgccccctaccccccctccttcaagaactatacacttccagagtgaggaaaaaggctggaaaaatcactctggaccccactcaccctgcctattacctttttgaactgttgccttctggccgacgcttcaaagctctgagcaccagaaccgtcagtcacaggaacagttttttccctcaggctatccatctcatgaatagttaaattgccccattgagcaagaacatccaacctcttctgccatttcattcctctaaaaaaataaaaaaaacatttgcactgtacataacagatttatattttgcactgtacataacagataacagatttgtattagatttgcactacgtatgtgtgtgtgtgtgtgtgtgtgtgtgtatgtatgcatgtgtataataattctttattattatctatgtcttgctgctgtttttgtattgttgtacacttggtttgtcaccaagacaaattccttgtatatgtaagcatacttggcaataaagctgattctaattctgattctgatcaataTTCCTCATAATATGGCAATACTAAGTTTGCTGATGCATCTTGTAAGTGCCTCAAAACGATTGCCCAATTTCTTTTAAGGCTAAATTTTTCTCCCACCCCTGGCATATGGCTGTATTTTCTGTATAAATATCAGAATTTTGCATCATGTAAAGGCTTTATTCGAAATACTAACCATAACAACATTAATTTATATATGTGCATCTCCAAACAAAGGTAATTGGTTAATATTACTTGAAAAAAATTTGGAGCAAGGagacaattttgtttttatttttttacatattacaaacattaaaagaaacatcatggtAAATGTTGGTAAGGGTCTTGTGACCTACATTGTGAAATTCATTGTGCTCTTGTGTGTTACAGTTAAGGACATGAATAAGAATTAATGGCAAGTGCAAGCATCTCCAGTATTACCAGAAGAGAATAGCAGGAAAAGAACATGCATGTATTGTTCAGAATATGCTAATTACATACAGAAATTATTAAACTTAATCAGAAATTTTTTATTAATAGTCATTGATAACATGCATGTAGTTGTAATTTTTTagagaattattattatacagtaaatTAGGAACAGGGATTGGAATGTTTGGGATTGACTGTTATCCGGCTTTGAAAGTAATTGtaacgggttcaggatgggcaaggaggcgggaaccggcagaacagtcaacataactttaatgatgtaactgaacttaaaacaacataaaacaaacataaacacacactcagcgGCCACATGTGTCTATCTCTCGCTCCAACTGGCGTCTCCggttcccctttatctctctttcCCACTGATTACAAAACTCAGCACCAGCCTtacaccctcacggcccggccatgccctcctcctcgtcaaattcctcccctgcccgattcaggccggggcaccatcCAGAGTGGCCTACTCCCCTGGTGTATCTCTGGAGGGGGgcgctgcccttccggctgttctgccagccgatggtccaccccgcctcctgggaacctggggagagttgaggggagggagaggggagagggaaagtgcgAGCGGGagggacacagagagagagagagagagagaaaaacctgcTCGCTGGCCCCCGGACACGCCGTTgtctggtcctcagccactcctctgccctctggcggacgacatccgagagagagagagagtctcaaGAAGCAGAAAAATAAGTGATTTAATGAAAcagtccaaaaatcacaaaaaatagtGCAACTAAACTGAAATGGCACATAAAAACATATTCCATAGGGCAAATCATTATATTGGAGTTCAAAGAAAAAGCTAAATCTAAGagcataaacaaacaaaagattCAAGGCATTTTATTTTAACCAATGCCAAGTATGATAGGCTAAACTTTTATAAATCTGGAAGCACAGTCCCAAATCAGTACTGTGGTCTACCCATGGGTACAGTGagaatattataactagccctATGGAACTGAAGTGTTTTTAAATTAGCttagtttgatttcccatagCACCTTAAATAGGCTCAAACtgaaaaaataagtacattgAAAAATCTTAAATTTCATCATACATGATAACTAGATAAGGATGTTTCAATGTAATTTTACAGAGATGATGTCAGGGTTCTGGGGTGATCTACTTTTCTCCATGTTTCCTGCATTTTCTCTCGACACAACCTGTATTCTCTACTGATACTGCTCTTTGTGTAAAGTGACTTTTACCTTAAACAGAAACAGGATGTTGAACTGCCCACTATTAAGGTACCGCGAGGCCCTGGGGCTCACCATCCCCAGTGCCCTTGCCagtctccgtgtttatatcacCGTCTCCAGCTGAATGCATTAATATGTGCTCCTCCCAAGAGGGCTGATTTATAAGAACTTAGGCTGCATCCAAAAATTTAGGCAGCTGCCCAATTAGTTAATGGTTTAAAtgctgaaaatgcactataaacctatttatcaacacaatcttttacaataaaggcttttatgactcaacataaattattgtactgaaatactcaataCTCATTTACTTTAAAAAGACGTCTGGATGCAAGTTAACCAAGTAGTAACAGGCATGCAATACTTCCATCATGTAAAATAGATTTCATTACCGTTTAGTTTATTATAGAGTTCAATTAACCACTCTCAATAAACGCTGGCGCCCCCCTGTATATGGCGCCCCTATGCGTTGCATATATTGCATAGATGTTTTTTGTGCCTCtgagcaatgcaatcactttgggtgaaaaaCGGATCAAtccatttttactatatatctcaactttcactttcagaacgtgaaaaatgtgaaagtgaaagtagagatttttagtaaaaaggacttaaattttgatctgtttcccactcacacctgtcatattgTTTTTGATATCAGATGTGGTGTAGAAAGAGATGAGGACCCAAAAGCTGATGACAATAATAGAGTCCTTATTAATCCATCAGCAGAGGAAAAAATGGCAGATAATTTGTACGTAGATCCCAGCTATTTAGAAGTGATAAGGAAAGATACACACACAACGGATAGTGGAGGACTCACTGAGATGAGAGGTCCAACTCCAGTAAGAAGAGGTGAAGGCAGGAGAAGGAATGTGTTAGCCGATCCACGGGGTCTGGGGGAATACAAAGGAGGCACACACTGGCCAGGCAACACAGGGAGAGAAAACAGTTAGCACTGGAAGGGTCCGAGAGCCAAGGCAGTCTAACAGAGTGGAAATACAAGATCGGCAAAGCAGGTAACAAAGGCAAAAAGTAATAAATTAGCTGCAACAGCAAATATTCAAAAGACTGGACTAAACTGCAAGAGCTGTTCTCAAGAGAAAATCCAGCAAAATACAGATCAAACAGAGCATATAAATAGACTTGGGGAAAATAAGCAACAGGTGGGTCAGGAAAGGTGGAGGTCTGGAGTGGGGCCAGGAAGACAGGCTTAATTTTGGACACATGA from Myxocyprinus asiaticus isolate MX2 ecotype Aquarium Trade chromosome 7, UBuf_Myxa_2, whole genome shotgun sequence encodes the following:
- the LOC127443621 gene encoding FERM and PDZ domain-containing protein 1 isoform X3, whose translation is MLKEDPVAFEYLYLQSVSDVLLERFAVEMKCNTALRLAALHAQERLASSGQSLKTPLKAIMKEWGTESFVSHTLLRNMREKDLKKAISYHMKKLLSQEPKLKVISVNQARLNYLNEMSELKSYGGKVFSATMMLQDRESMVSLLVGAQYGVSQVINHKLSIMATLTEFSCITKVELLPESERVSLVKIYLQDIKPITLLLESVAAKDLLCLVAGYCRLLVDPQICVFPWTANSKSHHISAEEGYVSHCGSDSEDSDTDMDALLAHIASTTKSNEIAAKPSDKIPGETDKEQSDVEKGEVEREEAVEKRDGEKDKETIHESIDDNIAKKEETDDERVGAEKGDKEQEKKPEEPQYVIIVNDSSSEASDSCHTESHFMTSMSSDSMDALEEDNLMAYCSARRPCHLPVKAYYCREDRYSPSLSPRQLHSEDSHSQSDLCSADSHGESEIDQFFCFAVLSNIVECLPSPPEASDEEDCEELGIEKESHKKGLTAKCPGSAVAPYRDYVFTFEQGDTRHYYNICSNVTPDSARSILQPLSPPGSRERQMDQEAEGVNEIETVPIYQPPPGFGDSSSDDEFFDAQERFTSPEEPSSTAITKENSTESSTKIRTLSLSEISIYVGEQGTDDLQKNEQEKEVQEKVVTQELSSFHKRSKKRRSFMETNYTSMVSFPEQDQLDNSYGSLSINNGTGRMACFDGGCSDQNPCPTVSSLTHSEGEPAQLEFKPINPFKANGLGSHNPTETQVGLHANKIYQRKQQLIEMEPDSMESKSVTERMSTVSPTIVAVHSHMQLQNTGNTSNHGSDDQEEGAVGGLVERLFGGHLSFDTSRGKCDSSALYGQSNEQGTKQMECSFQSITLTQKSSSLPRLGQITPSSLPCFQVPTISYTTSSDTERDDDTVRIEFGMGKHVVEPTERTRSKSVSATSDSGVPHCPPIHLFPYREAVVCPIEPESNETDSSCDPSTIPSFEPAQSLQLSPCSCGILGRLSASTHRGKIQNIPLYLSHSQEMLSNVSGNAKPARRLSETQLKRNKVEVAKEATEDATLNEGVAEVTEVKVVTIVSEELTEVIDEVREVSHCSLQANGQQKTKTEPKEFSVIASPLCPSLVNSLQVSPSSVVVTTQNLNGPWGVVTSREMIGLQEFSHPSSNLPTAPYHLTSGCEVFKNCQSIPTISHPQSLLSPYQHEKPDFSCSSALAVGCETVMEGAQTPLEVCQKVYTNCFSGVLDSASFDDELTVYEFSRRMNQGETEDALLMSVPPSSLSASPASFSPSSPLLSSHHIVLPSSSSTELSPLLFSLDTPDCFLSDAHEDVITALLTRRYPLPPTGFLSLQRDLDTLLSVLAGAMKNEDVVHEHPKDTCVAHFSENKRRLHVEARGLLAGCQRVVRVGQTPEETLQSLSQSFRSLVQLTSVCLCFSSCQRCKERHAQSLTVLADVAKTYQDFARAAELVGSATERKTCHDLSIKLLACKCTALTTSVFCLIQLFRTLTAL